The DNA region CTGGCTTTCGACCATGCATCCGAGCATGATCTTCAAGCCCATCGCCCGCGCAGTGTGAATCATCTTGAGCGCGCCGCGAATTCCACCGGTCTTCACGAGCTTGACGTTGACGCCGTCGACGCAGCCATACAGTTTAGGCAGGTCCTCGGCGTCGCGCGAATCTTCGTCCGTAACGATCGGAATCTTCGAACGCTCGCGAATGTAGCGCAGCTGCTCCGGATTACCGGCGGGAATCGGCTGTTCGCAGAACTCGATCTCGAAGCGCGCGAGTTCTCCCAGCAACTCGATGGCTTGCTCCGTGTCCCAGCCTTCGTTGGCGTCGATGCGGATCGTGCCCGTATACTTCGATCGGATCAGTTCGATCGTTGCGATCTGCTCTTTGGACGTGCCGCTGCCGAGTTTGACTTTCATCACGGGGTGGTCGCCGATCTCGCTCACCTTGCGCAGCGTCGTTTCGCGATCGCCGATTCCGATCGTGAACGACGTCAGCGGCGTCTTCGCCGGATCCAATCCGAGCAAGCGGTACAGCGGTTTGCCGCAGTCTTTGCCGATGAGATCGTGCAGCGCGATGTCGAGACCGCAGCGCGCGGCCGGCGGAATGTCTGAAGCGAGTAACTCGTCGAGCAGGTACGGATCGTCTCCGCGAAGTGGATGCTCAGTAAAAAAAGCGATGACCGATTCGACCGATTCGTCATAGCGTCGAATCGGCGCGGTCTCGCCCAAGCCTTCAAGATCGTTCCAGCCCACGCGAAAAATCGCGGTGCGTGCAACGTCGGAGCTTCCGCGCGAAATCGTGAACGGATGCACCAACGGCAGGTCGAGTTTGGAGATCGAGAGGGAGAGCGCGGACATTCGCCCGGCTTCCTTCTCGGAAAGGTCGCTCTAGCTCCTAGAGGTCTTCCTCTTCCTCGGGCTCTTCGTCGGGATCGTCCTCGATCTCGTCCGGTTCCTCGTCGGGCTGCGTGACCGAATTCTTCGGCGAGTCCATGATGCCGCGATCGATCAGCGGATCGCCGTCCGCGGTGCGTTCGAGGTCGTCTTTGGTCAGGTTCATAGTCACCTCAGCTTGCCGTATCCCCGCTTCCGGCTAGCGTGAAACGGGAGTGCGCACGCGGTAGAGATTTCCGCGATGATCGAACCGTACCGCCTCGCCGAGGGTTCGCGCCGCGTGCCGTTCGGAGCCGCGGATCACGCGCGCTTCTTCGGCATTGTCATAGTTCGGACGCAGACGGCTGCTCAAGATCGCTTCGCGCGCGGGCGGCTCGACGGCATGCGCGATTTCGTGCCCGAGCCCCAGTGCCGGCGACTGCTTTCCGCCGTGCGTCGTGCGCAGCGCGCTGTAGGGATCCCACGCGATGGTGTTTGTCGCGGGGTCGAAGTGGTCGTCGCCGCGATGATTGATCGAAAGATGGAAGGTACGCCTCGACGATTCGAGGCCGACAAAAAGCCGGCGTTCGGCGGAATCGCGCGTTAGGTATGCTTTGGCGAGGTCATAATCCGCCCGGGCACGCTCCGGGAGCACGATCGACATACCGGTCGTTCACGCGCTTGGATGCTTTTAGCAAGGTCCTGTGGTACAGTGGAGTCCGTCGACTGCGCATGGCGCGCAACGCAACGTAGGTGCTGGACCAACGATTGTACCTAAGGGAGCATCAGCTCCGGATACGAAGGCGTAGCGGCCGAAATGGCTGCCGCACCGGCGCCCGGGCCGCACCCACCTGTTGAAAACAGGTTCAGATCTCGTGCGACAGACGCCATATGCGGTCGACTGCTTTTTTCATGCTCTGCACGGTCGCGTTGCCTTCCGATGCATCGAGCACCAAAAATCCGCGATAGGAACCCAGCAACTCGCGCGCGCCGTCAAACGCGCGCTCGAATTCATGCCACACCAGGACCGTCTTCGGAAGCAGCTCGCGCGGATCGCTGCCCTGTTCTAAGCTGTCAAAATCCGGACCATAGCGCAACCACGCGGAGTCCGCTTCTTTGGTCACGCGTTTCATATCGTGAACGCCGGCGGCGAAAGTGTGCGGCTCGTTGCGCAACGCCAACGTTACGTTAAAGCGCTTGGCCAGCGTCGTCGCTTCGCCGAGCCGTCCCAGCACGCCGTTCCAATCGGCCTCGGTCGCGGGCGGCAACGGCGCCGCAAGCAGCGGAGCGCCAAGCGCTACCGCCATCTCCACCGCTTGCTCCATGTGCTCGGCGTCGGAGCTGAAAAAGCCGTCGTGGCGGAGCGCGGCGACGCTCAGTCCCAGGTCCGCGGCCATCTTTTTGACTTGGGCGAGGTAGTCCGTATCGGTGCGCGGAAAATGCCGCACGTCAAAGACGGCGCCGTCGGCTGCGAGCTCACGCGCGCACGCGTCGATCCATTCGAGTTGGGTGAGATCGCCGCCGCGCAATTGTTCGTCGAAAGCCGTGCTCGAGCAAGCCAGCTTCATAGGCGCGCTCGTTTCGACTGCATAATGGAAGGGCCTGCGCTTTACAAATGAATATCGCCGTTGCAGCCGATCATGCCGGCTTCGAATATAAGGATCGCATTGCGCTGGCGCTGCGTGACGCCGGCCACACCATCATCGACTTTGGAACGTGGGACGATACGCCGGTGGATTATCCGCAGTACGGATACGCAGTCGGCGAGGCGGTCGCGTCCGGACAAGCGGAGCGCGGCATCCTCGTCTGCGGATCGAGCATCGGTATCTCGATGGCAGCCAATAAAGTTCCCGGCATACGCTGCGCGGCGGTTTTTGAGCCGCTGGCAACCGAGCTTGCGCGGCGCCACAACGACGCCAACGTGCTGGCGCTTTCCGAGCGGCTCACCGGCTGGGACATGATCGAACGGCTGGTGCTGATCTTTCTGACGACGATGTTCGACGGCGGGCGGCACGCGCACCGCGTCGAGCAGCTCTTCGAATTTGGCGACGCGCAGCGCGCTCGCACGCTAAAAGCAATTGAGGCCGGCAAGGTAACCGGAGCCGAAACGCCGCGCGAGCTGTTAGGAGCATCATGAGAACACGCGCAGGTCTGCAGATCATGCTGGCCGTCTCGATCATCATCTGCGTCTGGGACGTCTACTACGCATTGAACGGGCGCGGGAATTCGATGATATCCTGGGCGCTGGCCGTACTGATGGGGGTCTTCGCGATCTGGATCGCAAGCCGGCTGGCGCGCGGAGATTATTCGTAATGATCACCAGCTCCGGAAGCCGCATCGAGGCGCAAGATCCCGAAGTCTTTGCGGCAATTGCCGGCGAGGAGCGCCGTCAGCGGCAAAACCTCGAATTGATCGCGTCCGAAAATTATTCGAGCAAAGCGGTGCGCGAGGCGATGGGCTCGGTAATGACCGACAAGTATGCGGAAGGCTATCCCGGCAAACGCTACTATGGCGGTTGCGAATTCGTGGACATCGCCGAGAATCTGGCGATCGACCGGCTGAAAAAGATCTTCGGCGCGGAGCACGCCAAC from Candidatus Rubrimentiphilum sp. includes:
- a CDS encoding dipeptide epimerase, whose translation is MSALSLSISKLDLPLVHPFTISRGSSDVARTAIFRVGWNDLEGLGETAPIRRYDESVESVIAFFTEHPLRGDDPYLLDELLASDIPPAARCGLDIALHDLIGKDCGKPLYRLLGLDPAKTPLTSFTIGIGDRETTLRKVSEIGDHPVMKVKLGSGTSKEQIATIELIRSKYTGTIRIDANEGWDTEQAIELLGELARFEIEFCEQPIPAGNPEQLRYIRERSKIPIVTDEDSRDAEDLPKLYGCVDGVNVKLVKTGGIRGALKMIHTARAMGLKIMLGCMVESQILATAAAQLSPLVDWADIDGPFLTKDDPFWGITYDCGKIVLPDGPGLGVREKTAVA
- a CDS encoding TIM barrel protein, with product MKLACSSTAFDEQLRGGDLTQLEWIDACARELAADGAVFDVRHFPRTDTDYLAQVKKMAADLGLSVAALRHDGFFSSDAEHMEQAVEMAVALGAPLLAAPLPPATEADWNGVLGRLGEATTLAKRFNVTLALRNEPHTFAAGVHDMKRVTKEADSAWLRYGPDFDSLEQGSDPRELLPKTVLVWHEFERAFDGARELLGSYRGFLVLDASEGNATVQSMKKAVDRIWRLSHEI
- the rpiB gene encoding ribose 5-phosphate isomerase B — encoded protein: MNIAVAADHAGFEYKDRIALALRDAGHTIIDFGTWDDTPVDYPQYGYAVGEAVASGQAERGILVCGSSIGISMAANKVPGIRCAAVFEPLATELARRHNDANVLALSERLTGWDMIERLVLIFLTTMFDGGRHAHRVEQLFEFGDAQRARTLKAIEAGKVTGAETPRELLGAS